A region of Desulfovibrio sp. DNA encodes the following proteins:
- a CDS encoding RNA-binding protein, which produces MATSIYVGNLPWSATQEGVESLFSPYGEVLSVKLVSDRETGRARGFGFVEMEDADAINAIAALDGKEFEGRALRINKAEPKKPAPRRW; this is translated from the coding sequence ATGGCTACTTCTATCTACGTCGGCAATCTGCCCTGGTCCGCCACTCAGGAAGGCGTTGAATCCCTGTTCAGCCCCTACGGCGAAGTGCTTTCCGTGAAGCTCGTTTCCGACCGTGAAACCGGCCGCGCCCGTGGCTTTGGTTTCGTTGAAATGGAAGATGCTGACGCCATCAACGCCATTGCCGCTCTTGACGGCAAGGAATTCGAAGGCCGCGCTCTTCGCATCAACAAGGCCGAGCCCAAAAAGCCCGCCCCCCGTCGCTGGTAA